A region of the Penicillium psychrofluorescens genome assembly, chromosome: 6 genome:
ACAACTGGTAAACTCGCGAAGAGAGCAAAAGGTAGCGCTACTTCTCTTCTTGGCATTATTTTCGTAAATGAGATCTGTGTCTGTGCTGCTCTGTCCAACAGTAACATACACATCGCAGAACCGACGTTTATTGTAAAAACAACGCACTCTTGTCGCACAACAGATAGCTAACACTGGACCTTTTCTCTTACCTAGCGCAACTAGCTGACCACACAGTCATAATAGAAGGCAGAAGCCACACATGAATACTATTTTGTTACAACCCAATGCATGCTAAGCCGCGAAATACAGTCAAAGTCACGTACATCCAGATGACAAAGTGAGAAGACCAAATGGATCACTGGTATCTGTGAGAGTCGGTTTTaacgaagaagaagtgacGTTCTACAACATTTTTCAAActgaagagaagagagaaagagaaagggaaaggaaagcaaGTAATGGATGAACTTCGCCGTCTCTACGCCTTCAAGTTCTACCAAACCTTTTGAGAAACAAGACCCTTGCTGGATTAACATCAAATTCATCATGGCCTTCCATCGCCTTGGAGAATACTTGACTGCTCAAGAGGACGGCCGAAGAAGCACAAAGAGCTCGCCATAACCGTTTGGTAGAGGACATACACACATCTCGCTCCGTACGAGGCATGTAACTAAACCCAATCAATCAGCTGCCAAAGAGCTTTTTAATAATATCGGCACTCTGAAACTTCTGGCACAGCTTTAACATCCTCTCACCCTTCTGCCCAGGCGCCATTGGAGCAATTTCCTGCAGGAAGCGCGCCGTCACCTCCGGACCGTCTAGCCAGGGCACGTCAGGCGCAGATTCCCGAAGCACGGTGCCGTCCTTAAGGGCGACTTCGACATTGGCGGGCTGGAGGCCCTTGGCATAGCTGGCGTCGTTTTCCGGAGAGGTCAGAAGGGTGCATTTCTTCATGAGCGCCGCCACCTTGGGGTCATGGATCGACATCAGCGATTCCTCGTCCAACGACTTGTGCATGAGCGCCGTGCATACGCCGAACTGGATGCTCAGCTTGCCTTGGGAAGGGCTCTCGAGGGGGCCGGCGTTGTCACAGCCCGGGTAAGCGATGGCCGTCGTTGTGACTGTGATCTTGACCGCGTCCACGTCGTCAACGTCCAGCGCGCGGGAGCGAGCACGGGAAATATTCACGGCGATAGAAGACGATGTCTGGGCGAAGTTGCAGCAGGCGGCGGGCTTGAAGCGGACTTGGAGGATGCACATGCCGACGGGCGACGTCTCGACCAGACCCTTGAAGACATTGGCCGCACCGTCCCCGGCGCTGAGGGCCTTGAAGAAGCCGTCCTTGCCCTCTAGCACCGTGTCACTGGCCTTGATGCCGCTGCGGGCCAGGTCGAAGCTAGTGATGCCTGCACGGCTGGCGATGCCGTTGTGAATGAAGATCTCTCGTCCGCCCGCCCACGCCCACTCGTTGATTCCGGCCGCCATGTTGACGGCCAGCGACAGCGCACTGATAGCGGTCTCCTCATCGGCGGAGGTGGCTGTTGCGGCTGCCGCCGTGGCCGCGAAGGCGCCGATAAGCCCGCTGGCACGGAAGTGTGTGTTGAAGGTCCCACTGGCCCGAATTGCCGCCCCTAGGAAGCCTCCCATCTCATAGCCACCCACGAGACCCCTAAGCAGCTGCTCACCAGACCAGCCGTCGCGCTGTGCGAGGGCCAGAGCTGCAGAGACCACCATAGACCCTAAGTGAGCGCATGATTCGAGATGCATGTCGTCTCGAGCTGCGCTTTTGGGGAATGTcagctctctctctctcactttGTCACTTTCACACCGGAaaggatggaagagattTCTTCCAGCCAGCCACCGAAACCCCCGCCCCTCGgtgatatgatatgatacgGCCTTACCTATGGGCCAGAATAGAGTTGGCGAACGCAGCTGTCTCGGCGCAGATAGCCGAGTCGCGGCCAAAGACATACGCTTCGGGCTTGCCGGCGTGGAGCGCCGAAAAGTCGAGGATGCTGGTAGTCAGCGGGTTCAGCAGGCCAATCTGCGCGGCGCCCAGGAAGTCAATGAGGCATAGGGATGCCTTCTGCCGTACCTCCGCGGACAGCTCTCCCTGCGATATCTGCTTCAAGCGAGACGCGGCAAGACGCAGCAGGCTTGGTGTCACGCAGTTGGCGGCTGACTCTCCCATATTGGCTATTTGGCCTTCAGAAAGTGATTCAATTGTATCCTTGGTTCTCTAAGGTAGAGAGGGGACGCTTGTCAATACGGTCCTCAAGAAAGTGTCAGGTAAGACGGCCTGAAGCAACTACCATGACAGGTCTTAAAAAGATCGTCAGTGCATCGTCCACACGATTTAAACCAGAACTCCCCAGCCAGTGGAAAAAAACCGGAGGTTGGAAGTGGAAGGGGGGGCATGCTGGCCGATTTTCGGCATTTCCCCCAAGTGGCCGACTTTTCGGGCAAAAGTCTCCCTCTGACAAACGACTAGTTGCAGTTTCGATCGTCCGTGAACATCCCCTAGATCGCCACACTCCCCGTTCCATTGTTCTAATGTAGCCAACTTTGACGCTGGAGCTCTCGTTTGCATTGCTCGACAAGTTCGAATGTGTTTAAGACTCGTTGTTTCCCGCTGGGGTGGTTCggtgaagaagggaaaagatgggcgggcgcgggcctTGAGGACGATTTCGACCACCACTGCCTCGGATAATAACCATGCCGGCGGCACTTTGGCGGCTAGTTGGCTGCTGTTACAAGCACCTCCGCTATCAGACGCCAGCACTCTTTGATAGATGCTGGAGTTGACGGCTGGATCGGCTCATGTGGTCTCCCCCTGTCCACAGAACTGCCCTGCCCTTCAACTGTGGTAAGCTCACCAGCCAAGTCATGGCGTCCTGGGACCGTCTGACGGGTTCAATCAACATTGATCAACGGGGCTGTCCATTGTGGCTGAACGGAATCCCGCTCAATTGATCTGTCGGTCCCTGGGAAAAGTAGCCATCCACCGACCAGTTCCACTCAGAGAAGAagccgtcgtcgtcggccaaggTCAGGAAGGAATTGCCGTCAAGCCTAGGAAACTGCTGTTGTTCCGTCGAATCGGCGTCCtcttgctgttgttgcagCTGCTGTTCGAGACTTGGCTGCACGGCGACAACTCCTTGGGAAGGTGAAGTCTTCGAGGTGACCGAGGAAAAAGACCCAACTGCAAATTTATGGTTATTATTGCTGTTGCCAACTTCCACGTATGGATTTGGCTCTCCGTGAAACTCCTGCCTCCAATACCAGAGGCAGTCATAGACTATGCCCATTTCCTGGAGATGTAAGATGCTCGAGATTAGTGATGCATACCCTTCATTGTCCTAACTTTGAGACCAGGGAAATATTGACTGGGACTCTCTTACACCTCTGGTGCGAATCCGAACATTCAAGCTATCATAGGAGCCATCTTGCTGTCGAAAGACGCGTTGGCTCTGCCACAACTGGGAAAGGATGGTCGCCATCTGCACATTCAGGTCATTATTCTTTAGGAACCTCTTCTTTAGTATCTGGATTGCTGCGAAGTAGGCCTGCTCGCCGAGCAGACGATCTACCGTAAATTTCAGCTCGGGACTACGGCAGGTGCGCAGGATCGTGATGGCTGCGAGGGACAGTGTCCGGTAGAACTGCTCTGATAGGTATAGCGCATAATCATCTTGCCGATCTTGTATCTGCACTGTTTCGATAAAGGAGCAGGCAATATAATAGACCTCGATTAGTGGGGTTAAATTCGCATTCCGTGGGGGGCTGAAGAAGTAATACGCTCCTAGGTGAAGGCGCGTGGCTGTGAACCATATGCTGGCTGATGTTATATATACATATCAGTATCCTTATGTAAAGCAGGGAAGAAAGTGCAGCATGGAGCAATAGCAGCGTACAGAGATGGGGCAGCGACTTGAGCTTGATCACGTTGATCTCTTCGTCGAAGTGCTTGATCATGGTAGGAAGCCAGGTTGGCATCTCGGCATTCTCCCTGTCGTATTTCCTCTGCATTAAGGTGCTCAGTGCCCGCGACATGGCACTCTCGAGCCGCTGCATCCAGTAGAGCGTGGGATCTGAGCTGTCGAGCTCATCCCTGTCCCAAGCGTCCTCGAACACATGAGGCGGGACACCGCTGTATATGTTGACACTAGGGGGAAGCTACGTGTTAGATGGAGAGTCTGGAAACATGCTCAGACGCAAGAGATGAGAGGCTCACCAGCGGCAAACGACCTTGCACCATGCCCATAGTCGCTCTCGGAAGATCTCCTCGTTGGTATCCGTCAGCAAGAGGCTCTGTGAGAAGTCCTGTCGCTTGCTGCGCATGTGCAGGCCGTTCTGCAGACAGAGCTGGAGGACGATTCCCGAGTAGACAGACGACGGATCGTCAGCCGAGTTCTCTATCGGTAGCGGCCAGGCGCAAAGGATCAGCAACCCCGATATTGTCGCCGTGTACTCGGACGGCCGGGTCATGGCCATagctgccatggcggcgaCCTTGGGGGCTAGAACCTCTAGTAGCGTTGGGTCTAGGTGGTATCGCCTTGAGCCCGTGACGATGATCGTCCAGTACAGCATGCAAGAGTTCTTGTAGTATTCACCGCATCCGCATTGGGGGTCCAATATGGGCAGGATTGGGTGGTAGTGTTTGAAGTACCTGCGCCGCGCCACCAGTGAGTCGGGAGATATTAGGAAAAAAGGTCAGCTTGCGGAGGAACGTGGACTCACAAGGAAAAGCAGTCGTCGAGCTTCCGCGGTTCAACCATGAATCCGTCCAAGGTCGGGCAGAAGGCGTCGGTCGGGACCTTGGACAGTGACGCCGTTGGAGGCATCTCGACAGAGAGCGGCGAGGTGTGCAGGTAGGAGGACGCAGCGACGGACACAGCGGCCGAGGACGGGTAGTGGTTGGCGACGGAAGATGTCGATATGGCCTGTCTCTGCCTCGCGTTGGCTTGCGGGGGCATGGGGATCGAAGGGGGTGTCAAGTATTCCGGCTGTTGCACGCTggctgcttctttctggaACTCTTGCAAGCAGTCGATCTCGCGCTGCATCTCCGCCTTGCTAAAGGGAGGTTTAAGCCTCAGCCATTAAGAACCAAAAAGGGGGCAACTGCAGCATACGGTCGAAATTTGCGTCTTTTGAAGTTGGCTGTGAACACGCAATCAATCCCTAATGCTCGGCATCTCGAGCAGGGTTTTGAGTAGTCCAGGTGCGCATCGCATTTCAGCTGTGGACGAGTCAGAGGATCGTAATACGAATTAAAAATGTAATAAAACACGAAGTCACCTTGCACTGGTGAtggggagaaagagagagagagagtacCTTCTGCTGCCGGCACTCCTTGCAGGCTCTGGGCCTTGACGCGGCATTGTTGGGCGGGCTCGTTCTGGTCTGCTGAGCCGACATGGAGTATATCCGTATGTTCTGGGCTAATAGTGAGGCCAAGTAGGTATTTTTCAACTTGAGCGGCTGGCGTTTGTCTCCTGGCTGTGCTGTGTGCCAGCAATGTGTGCGTGGAAAGACAGAGCAAGTATGGGACGGGGAGGACAGAGGCGTTTACTAACATTGTACGATAGCCACGTGCACTCGATCTCCGATTAACCGGCCCTTTCATAAATTACCATTCATTACAGACCCCTCTCGCCCATGACGTAAGTATTCAGGCGTGATAGCTAAACTAAATACCATCGTTGTCATCATTGTCAGTTCTGACTAGTTACCCAGTAGAATTACTAATTAATACGCgtattttgcatttccacctCTACCGTTCGCATCTCTAGTCCTGTATAGTTCGAACAATGGCATCCCGTACCTCAGCGTGGGTCCTGCGCGAACAGGGAAGAATCAACAGCCTCGAGCTCATCCAAGACCACGCGCTCCGGGAGCTAGGCGAGCATGATGTGTTGGTCAAGCTGTATGCAGCGTCCCTGAACTATCGAGAAATCGTCATTGCCAAAGTAAATCAATACCTCCTCCAATAAACATTCCCGTATCTGTGCTGATCGTCAGCATTCAGGGCGAACCTGCGCTCCCCTTCTTCAGACCTGGTGTCGTTCCCGGCTCTGACGGCGCAGGAGTAGTCGAGGCCGTCGGGTCAAATGTCCGCGCCTTCAAGGTTGGTGATCGTGTCTGCACGCATCTCACGTCACAAATGCCCGCGGCGGACCCGCCGACTATGCACGAAGTCTGTCGAGGCCTCGGTCAGAAAGTGGATGGAACACTACGCTCACACGGTGTATTCCACGATACGGAATTGGTGGCCATGCCCGCTGGGCTTACTTTTCTGGAGGCATCCACGCTGACCTGCTCCGGACTCACGGCGTGGAATGCATTGTTTGGTGTGCGTGGATACGTGCCCGGGAGTGGAGATGTTGTGCTTGTCCAGGGCACGGGCGGAGTATCCATTGCGGCACTGCAGGTGTGTTATAACCTCGGACATACATTTGGAGATTTCGGTTAACAAAAGCAGtttgcccttgccgccggTAGCACGGTCATTGCAACAACCAGTTCAGACGCCAAAATGGAGAAACTGAAAGCGCTCGGTGCCCAGCATGTTATCAACTACCGCGCCGACCCTAAATGGGGCGAGACGGCAAAATCGCTATCTTCAGATGGAAAAGGAGTAAATGTCGTTGTCGATGTCGGTGGGCTGTCTACGCTTTCACAGTCCTTTAACGCCGTCCGCATAGATGGCATGGTTGCCGTGACCGGATTACTGGGCGGTTCTAATGGCCAAGATGCTGTGCCAACCATGATGGATTGTCTTTATAAGGTGTGCACAGCGCGGGGTATAGTGCTTGGAACGAGGGACCAGTTTCGCGAGATGAATGCTTTCGttgaggagaagggaatCAGGCCCGTTGTTGATGAGAAAGTATTTGGATTTCATGAAGCCAGGGAGGCGTATGAGTATTtgcagcaacagcaccaTTTCTCCAAAGTCTGTATTCAGCTACAGGGTGCGGAATAGCTGCATTGTCTATATAGACCTTTGTATTAGGATTTACTAGATCGCAAGATAGACTAGAGTAGGACAGTCTTCAGGAAATTATATGTTATGCTCAAAAAGGGCACGTCTCGATATTCACAACTCATGCTAGACATATTCACGTATAAAAAACCAATTTCAGCTGTAAACTTTACAGCTTGACCTGGTGCTTGTCCTGAGATCCTGCACAGCAAGCTGGTTCAGGGTGCAGAGTCGACTGGTTGAAAGACTGCGCCGAGGGCGGGACATCCAACGCGGGATTTTTGGTGAAGAAGCCATCCGGCCTGAGCATCACGCTAACCCGCTCCATCGGCATGACGGGGAAGTCTTCAATGCGAGGGTTATGGGTAAGACCGAAGGCTTTGAAGCTATTAGTACACTATGACCGAAATCACCAGAAGGGGCGAAACTCACTATGCCAAAGTACGACATCTTCATTCTCTACCGGGTCGTTTCGACCAGCCCAGACCTCCACCCCATTCGAATCCTTGGACTGGTTCGTGAATTCGCCGCCAGCATACAGCTCGCCGTCCTGGTATTTGGTTACCCAGATAGGCCGCGTCGCAAATCGAGCCCGTCGACTTCCGAACGATTTCGGGTGTGCGAGCAACATCTGGCTCGGCATGGCGTGCAACTTGTATGCAATGGGCTTATGGGTGATGGGGTTGGTGATACTGTCGTTGCGGAACTTGAACACACGGTGGCGCTCCACGCTCGTCGATGCGCTGCCGCTGGTCTTGATCACGTTCTGTTCCGTTGTGTATCCAACCAACCATGGGTTCTGGTCATCCTCGGGCATGGGCACACTGTCTTCATAATAGACCGTATTTCTGAACCCGTCAACTGCAGGATCTATCCGGAACGAGAACAGGTGCTGGTGGGATGGAGCCATCACGCCTGGCCCGACATTGGTGCCCCATGGCACTGTCTGGCCGTTCTGGTTGTCAAAAGCCACGGTTGACAGGATTCCGGTTGCACGAACCTCCAACTCAATGTTCGCCgcctggtcgaggatgaaCGCGAAAATGTATTCGTAGTTGGCGACAGTGCAAATCATTTGGATTACAAGCTGGCGGTTGCGTACGACGGTAGCTGCGCCGCTGCGGTAGTTGGTATGCTTGTGCTGCAAGCCATTGTCCTGCTCGTGCATGCAAATGACGTTATTAAGTTGAATGGGAGTACCCTGGGAATCGCAGCGGTATCCATCAAAGTACTTTATATGGCCGAGACAATCACAGCCCAGGCTCAGCTGGTTGGCAGTAATCCCGAAACCGACATCGCCAACCTGAATTGTAAATCGTCAGCAGTGAAGACTTGGATGGAATTGAAGAGAACGTACGTCGAACGCCTGCTTACGGTGATAAGGCGCACGAGGATCTGCAAGGTCGGTTAGAGACAAAGTTACGTTGAGACCGATATTCCGACGTACCTCCGTAGGGAACGGTCATTTCTGACACAGACAGACGGTAGAAAGTATTGCGCCCGTCATATGTCACATTGTGCAACACCAAGCCCTCACGATTATTGAAGCCGACCCGGAATCGCCACTTCTGCCATTGTACGGCATTCCCGACGACAGTGAACGATGCCCCCTCGGGCTGCTGAACAATATATGGCTTAAGGTCGGTGCGCAGCGGCTCATCCAGCAGATCGTGAGCATACTGGACGGTGGAAACTTGGTTCCAGGGCTGTGTCTCGGTGGTTTGAGAGTCTCCGCCACCAGGCAGGTAGTCCATGCGCACCAGCTGCTGCGTGATCCCATCAAACACGGGGGAGAATTTGCAAGGCAGCGAATAGTGGTTATTCTGCGGGTGATCGTGCGCTACAATGTACATGTAGCACTGAACCAGTCGACGGGTTTCATTGGGGTCATCCGTGCCGTAGATCCATGGATCCAAGCAGACCGTCATACCCGCGGGCAGGTTaagcttctcgatctcggccttgACAGCCGGGTGGTTCAGGCACACCTGTTCCATCTCAATCATttcatcgacatcgaccggGCCCTGGGGCGATATGTGAGCGGGGATCCCTCTTAAGATACCAGAGAGACTTACCTGGACGCCCTTGGGCATTTCCTTCGCGGACACAACGGACTTGGTGTCTGCATTCAGCAGTGCCTTATAGAACGAACCATTGTCCAGGCGGTGGAACATGGCCGCCAGCAGGCGGGCGGGCTTGCGCGGGCGCACCTCCCCCCGCCGCTCGGCCTCTAGGTACGGAACCACTTCATTCTTGGCGGGTTCCTGAAGATCAATGCGCTTGTAACGCAGTTTGACTCCCGGAAAGGCTGACTCCAGGATACGCACAGCTAACTGGATCTCACCGGGGGTGATGGGGTCAAGGGGGTGAAGGCTAGTCATCATGGGAGGGGTAGTCAAATGGAGGATGAGAGACCGCACCGAGCGAGCGATGGTGAAGCCTTTATCTATTTCCCAGCTGGGCTCGGCGTGAGATATTCCTTTTCCAGCAAAACTTACGCCTGTGGAGGCAGCCGAGCGAGGCGGTTGATTGGTGTGGGAAAGACTCGGCGCATCTTTGGCGGGATTGGGTTTAGCGCGGGAGAGGCCTGGCCCACAATTCAAGGTTGTTCCTGTTCCAGTCCCCCGAAGTATCTACAGTTCACATGAACGAGGATGTTCCTTCTTTTCACACTCGACTTGGGTCTGCCAGAAAATACTCGAGACTGAAGAATGGATGCTCCAGTGGGGTGGAATTCAGGGCTGCTCCTGCCCCTCGCGATGTCCCCTTGGAAGGACTGGCGCGTCGGAGCATTCCAGAGGTGAAATGGTCCAGACCGCGCATTTTCCATATAAAACCATGTCGCGTCGGTGCAGTTTCGCGTGCCTGTCTATTTGCAGTACGACGACAACAATAATCCACACACCGCGCTCACAGACACTATGCACGACTAATCCAGTATTTGGATCCATACTCTAACACTGATTACCCTCGTCGGAACCCTGGTCGTCTGTGTTGCACGCTAATTGTTCACCATGTTGAGCTCATCTGGATTATTGCTTCTGGTGCTCGGTGCTGGGTCTGCTCTGGCTGGGATGCATGACCATCGAGCTCACGCGCACCACAAGCGTCACGTCAACACGATAGCGCGGCCAGTTGTCACTGTAGTCGAGTCCCGCACCCTCACCACGACGATATTCGACAACTGTGCTACAACTCACACCGTCCTCACCGCGACCACTGTTTTTGGAGATCACCCACTCGCAACTGCTCCTCAACTGAACACAGAGGAGACTACCACCGTGCTACTGACGACCACTGTGACCAGAACGGCCACAAATTTTGTGAAGGTCACTGCTGCGCCTACCCACACGACCGAGTCCATGCCGGAAGACCCCACCGTGGACAAACCAAATGCCGTGATGAATCTGGTAAAGCACATCCAACCGGCGCTCCCACAGCTGCCGAAACTGCCCACGTTGCCCAACCTGCCGCAGCTACTCCACGACATACCACTTGACACGACCAGTAAGCCGAAACGCCCGAACCATGTGGACTGGACTTCAATCCCTGCCCACGGGGCATTTTCAACAAAGGGATTTGGTGGGCGCACAGCCCCTCAAGACACCAACATCCAATACCGTGGGAACGTCGGCAAACCTTGGGGATCAAATATCATTGGGGTCAGTGCAAAGGAGGCGCACTTGTACAAATACGTTGTGCGGTTCAGCGGTCCCGAAACCGAACCTTGGACCATCACAGTGTGGAACAAAGTCGGCCCAACGGGCAAGATGGACGGGTGGTACGGGCACGCAGCGTTGACATTTGTGCTTCACCCGCACGAGGTGCGCTATGTCGCGTTTGACGAAGACTCCGAGGGAGGCTGGGCCGCAGGGCCTGGTGAGGATGGCCTGCCCACTGACACCTGGGGCGGGTACACGACGACCTGGGGCGAGTTCTCCTTTGGCGATGTCGAGAATGGCGGCTGGTCGGGCTGGGATGTTTCGGCTATCCAGGCCCAGCTCGCCGGGCAGCATGTACAGGGCATGCGGCTCTGCTTGGCTGATGGGACGGGGTGCTCGATTGTTGGACGGGACGCGAATAGAGTCGTCAATGCGTACACAGATTCCAAGCGCCACCGCAATGGCATTGGCGGTGCTACTGTGCCAGGCCCGGTGCGTTTATCGGCGCGCATTGATTACCAGGGGTGATTATGTCTTGTATATATTCCATGCACTATTTCAGAATTTAATCCATGTTGACTGCCATTTAATGCCGGCTCTTTTAATCAAGTATTTCTACTTCAGGTACCCTACTGATTTACGCATTAATTGGTGCTCTTCCGGATACCCCTCTTCCAAGAATACTGTGGCTGCGTTCTGACAGCATGGACCTGCAGCGCTTCCCCGTTCTAGTGTCCCTAGTGGTGGGAAAAAAGAACCTTAAAGCTGTTTTGCATTTGGAATATAACCACAATTTTCATAAACGAAAGACAAGCGCAGTGTGCATTAAATACACGGGCGCATTCTGCCAGTCTCGGAGTGCTGCCAGCCCTTTAGTGCAGGTACTCTCCCTTGGTCTCTCGGTGGATCACATCAAACAGCGGTTTGGCACTGAACCATCCAGCCTTGGGTGTGCCGACGGCCTTGTAGGTAAATGCGGCATCGGCGTCATCAATCTTGATCGTCTCTCCACCACGGCCCGAGGCCGCCGCAtcggccagcagctgcgcATGGCAACATTTCTCCAGGCTGACGAACCAGAATACGGTCTCCTCAATGGAGCGGCCAACAGTAAGAAGGCCGTGGTTCTGCAGAAGAGCAGCTTTCTTATTTCCTAGCTCCTCTGCGATGttcttgccttcttcttcggcgaggacgacgccgTTGAACTGCTTGTATACCACGTGGTCCTTTGGTTTGGAACTGACATTAGCGATAATTCGACCCTATTTATCATCGGGAAAAAGACTCACATTGTAGAACGCACAGGCATCCTGAGTGATGATATCCAGGGGTCGTCCTAGCGAGCAGAACGCCCGTCCATAGATACTGTGGCTATGAGCGGCGCACAGCACATCCGGGCGTGCGGCATGAATTGCCGAGTGGATCATGAATGCCGCGGCGTTGAGCATCCGGTTCGGACCGCCGTCGATGACCTTTCCGTGGTGGTCTACCTGGATCAGATCCGAGGCGTTGATATGGGAGAACTGATTATCGTTAGTGGTGCGCCCAGATCCATGCCCCATTCCACCCAATACTCACCGCAGTGCCAAATGGATTGACCCAGAAAGTACTTGGGTCTACAGGGTCACGCAAGGTAATGTGTCCGGCGACACCTGGGACTGTTCAGCTCTCTAATCCGGAAACGGAGTGAAGTGAAAGACACACCCTCATCATACCCGTACTTCCCGAAGATGCGAAATGCGGCCGCCAGGCGGCCCTTGAGAAATTGACGCTCCTCCATCTTATCCTTAAAGGTGGGCAACGACGGCATCGCCATTTTCACCTTGGCCGTCTCGACCCCGGCAGTCTGCGATGACTCTGGCGCCTGCATCGTGACCGTATTGGTGACAGTTTCGGTGGCGGTTGGGGGAGCCATAGCGACGTCAATAAAGGATAGAAATGTGAACTTTGAAAGAATAAGAACGTTGCGAGTGGTATTTAAACGTTGTTCTCGACTGGTGACACGGCACGTCAGAACATCGAGGGGGCGGCCGAGGTTACACTTTCTCCACATATTACCCCCCCTTTGGCCCCATTTGGACTGGCATCCATCGAATCAAAAAGAGGGGATAGTAACCGTTTCCACATCTGGCGGAATTGCTCCGGGTAAATCACTTGTTGAATATATCATCTTGATGCGACAGTTTCTCGTGAGTTCAACCCTAAGCTCTATACATAGTAGTATCGCGTACTGTTAAATAGCAGTCCTGGCATTTTTGAAGACGTAACGATCAACAATGTAGGATCAATTAATGATACCGTCCGTAGGTAGTTAGGTAGGGGCCAGTGGgtggattttttttctcgaAAGCAAGTCATGCCCCCCACTTTCATACTTTTGCGAGATACCGTCAGAATTGAACGTATCACGATGGCCCTACCTCTATATTTCCTATTTTGTACTAGTCTTTACTAGACTAGTTCGCGCCTCAAATGCTTAGGTATTCATTTATTCGTATATTGCTTTGCCATTTACGGTAATCGTGCTGTTGATTTTTGACAGACATTAATAAATTAGAGTACCGCgcgacgacgacatggatTATAGACGACCCTCCCTCGTGAGTGGGTGGGAGAGGGGAGAATCTTTCCCCCTTACATGTACAAAGGGTGAATGCTCCCTTCCATACATTATGGGTAACGCTAATAAATTGAAGGGAGTCTGCATGTTTGTTTTTTCTAGATagaagaaatcaaaaatTCTTTTTTCTACCGAGCTAAATCCCAATTACGTACTTTTGTCATGGTGGCCGCTATAAACCGCCGCACTGGGGCAGCAAACGAACACACAGTCGACTACCTCCCTCCGTCCCTCCTATATAATAGACAACAGGACCTTGACCAGCATCTGCCGGGCAAAGATGATCGCAGGAGGATCCAAACCAGTCATTCTCGAAGCAGACGAAGGGGAATATTATAGTCGATGTGTATACACAGTACATCGTTGCTGTTAGACAAACACCCCAaacatcctccgcctctcACCATCTCTCCATTGCCCAGCCCCTCCTGCACAAATCCCTTATGCACCAGCCCACGGCCGGTGTGTGTCCCAATCATAACCCACAATGTAACGCGCCCACGATCGATTCAGGCCGCGACCGCCACATCGGTGCGCTGATAGGCGTCAACCCCCCTG
Encoded here:
- a CDS encoding uncharacterized protein (ID:PFLUO_009560-T1.cds;~source:funannotate), which codes for MSAQQTRTSPPNNAASRPRACKECRQQKLKCDAHLDYSKPCSRCRALGIDCVFTANFKRRKFRPKAEMQREIDCLQEFQKEAASVQQPEYLTPPSIPMPPQANARQRQAISTSSVANHYPSSAAVSVAASSYLHTSPLSVEMPPTASLSKVPTDAFCPTLDGFMVEPRKLDDCFSLYFKHYHPILPILDPQCGCGEYYKNSCMLYWTIIVTGSRRYHLDPTLLEVLAPKVAAMAAMAMTRPSEYTATISGLLILCAWPLPIENSADDPSSVYSGIVLQLCLQNGLHMRSKRQDFSQSLLLTDTNEEIFRERLWAWCKVVCRCVNIYSGVPPHVFEDAWDRDELDSSDPTLYWMQRLESAMSRALSTLMQRKYDRENAEMPTWLPTMIKHFDEEINVIKLKSLPHLSSIWFTATRLHLGAYYFFSPPRNANLTPLIEVYYIACSFIETVQIQDRQDDYALYLSEQFYRTLSLAAITILRTCRSPELKFTVDRLLGEQAYFAAIQILKKRFLKNNDLNVQMATILSQLWQSQRVFRQQDGSYDSLNVRIRTRGEMGIVYDCLWYWRQEFHGEPNPYVEVGNSNNNHKFAVGSFSSVTSKTSPSQGVVAVQPSLEQQLQQQQEDADSTEQQQFPRLDGNSFLTLADDDGFFSEWNWSVDGYFSQGPTDQLSGIPFSHNGQPR
- a CDS encoding uncharacterized protein (ID:PFLUO_009559-T1.cds;~source:funannotate) yields the protein MGESAANCVTPSLLRLAASRLKQISQGELSAEVRQKASLCLIDFLGAAQIGLLNPLTTSILDFSALHAGKPEAYVFGRDSAICAETAAFANSILAHSAARDDMHLESCAHLGSMVVSAALALAQRDGWSGEQLLRGLVGGYEMGGFLGAAIRASGTFNTHFRASGLIGAFAATAAAATATSADEETAISALSLAVNMAAGINEWAWAGGREIFIHNGIASRAGITSFDLARSGIKASDTVLEGKDGFFKALSAGDGAANVFKGLVETSPVGMCILQVRFKPAACCNFAQTSSSIAVNISRARSRALDVDDVDAVKITVTTTAIAYPGCDNAGPLESPSQGKLSIQFGVCTALMHKSLDEESLMSIHDPKVAALMKKCTLLTSPENDASYAKGLQPANVEVALKDGTVLRESAPDVPWLDGPEVTARFLQEIAPMAPGQKGERMLKLCQKFQSADIIKKLFGS
- a CDS encoding uncharacterized protein (ID:PFLUO_009561-T1.cds;~source:funannotate) codes for the protein MASRTSAWVLREQGRINSLELIQDHALRELGEHDVLVKLYAASLNYREIVIAKGEPALPFFRPGVVPGSDGAGVVEAVGSNVRAFKVGDRVCTHLTSQMPAADPPTMHEVCRGLGQKVDGTLRSHGVFHDTELVAMPAGLTFLEASTLTCSGLTAWNALFGVRGYVPGSGDVVLVQGTGGVSIAALQFALAAGSTVIATTSSDAKMEKLKALGAQHVINYRADPKWGETAKSLSSDGKGVNVVVDVGGLSTLSQSFNAVRIDGMVAVTGLLGGSNGQDAVPTMMDCLYKVCTARGIVLGTRDQFREMNAFVEEKGIRPVVDEKVFGFHEAREAYEYLQQQHHFSKVCIQLQGAE